A genomic segment from Candidatus Aegiribacteria sp. encodes:
- a CDS encoding HAD-IB family phosphatase, whose product MNTVRLLDGSVPAIYFVDLDGTLLSTSSEKVFLKHLVRNGILSPQAFLGFLLRYFLHPLRTVREGKGWNRSYLRGIPPEEVRREAVICANSLRNSRIRDWTLQSIRELSKSGCRIVLLSASLEYIVTAIAKIIPVDEIVASTPEIVENRFTGDLRKTRPWGRNKIELAMNICERCNTEPARCAAAGDSWADRFIMKESGCSIAVCPDRRLKKLAMQKNWRIVKGRHTKWA is encoded by the coding sequence TCCCGCGATATACTTTGTAGATCTGGACGGTACTCTGCTGTCAACCTCATCCGAAAAGGTTTTTCTGAAGCATCTTGTCAGAAACGGAATACTCAGCCCACAGGCTTTCCTCGGATTTCTTCTCCGTTACTTTCTGCATCCTTTAAGGACGGTCAGGGAGGGAAAGGGATGGAACAGGAGTTACCTCAGGGGAATTCCTCCGGAAGAGGTCAGGCGCGAAGCGGTCATCTGTGCGAATAGTCTCCGAAACAGCAGAATACGAGACTGGACGTTGCAGTCAATACGCGAATTGAGCAAATCCGGATGCAGGATCGTTCTATTATCCGCCTCTCTTGAGTATATAGTAACGGCCATCGCGAAGATAATTCCGGTTGACGAAATTGTCGCCAGTACCCCTGAGATAGTAGAGAATCGATTCACTGGAGACTTGAGGAAAACGCGGCCCTGGGGAAGAAACAAAATTGAGCTTGCGATGAATATATGTGAACGCTGTAATACTGAACCCGCCAGGTGTGCGGCTGCCGGAGATTCCTGGGCTGACAGATTCATCATGAAGGAATCCGGCTGTTCCATTGCCGTATGTCCGGATAGAAGGCTGAAAAAACTTGCCATGCAGAAAAATTGGCGAATAGTTAAAGGCAGGCATACAAAATGGGCGTAA